One region of Oncorhynchus nerka isolate Pitt River linkage group LG22, Oner_Uvic_2.0, whole genome shotgun sequence genomic DNA includes:
- the LOC115106012 gene encoding sphingosine 1-phosphate receptor 3, whose product MNKQIYIHYNYTGKLENRQNGKITGGGVTLDAKTIVFLIICCFIILENLIVLVAIWKNHKFHNRMYFFIANLALCDLLAGVAYIVNLLMSGEKTLHLSPVLWFVREGSMFVALGASTFSLLAIAIERHLTMIKMRPYDANKNYRVFLLIGTCWLIAISLGALPILGWNCLDNLPDCSTVLPLYTKKYVAFCIIIFMALLLAMSVLYIRIYMLVRTSSRKVTKHSNSEHSMTLLRTVIIVVGVFIACWMPIFVLLLIDVACEHRCCPILYKADYFIALAVLNSAMNPVIYTLASREMRRAFFSLVCGCLMKGNVSSSGEPNKPNNLEHSRSTAGAQQEHSP is encoded by the exons ATGAACAAGCAGATATATATCCACTATAACTACACAGGGAAGCTGGAAAACCGTCAGAATGGAAAAATCACAGGTGGTGGCGTCACCTTGGATGCTAAAACCATCGTGTTCCTCATCATCTGTTGCTTCATAATCCTGGAGAACCTGATTGTTCTCGTGGCAATATGGAAAAACCATAAGTTCCACAACCGCATGTACTTCTTCATAGCCAACCTGGCGTTGTGTGACCTTCTGGCTGGGGTGGCTTATATCGTCAACCTCCTCATGTCAGGGGAGAAGACCCTTCACCTGTCCCCAGTGTTGTGGTTTGTAAGGGAAGGGAGCATGTTTGTAGCTCTGGGGGCTTCCACATTCAGTCTCCTGGCTATAGCTATAGAGAGACATCTGACCATGATTAAAATGAGGCCCTACGACGCCAATAAGAATTACAGGGTGTTCTTGCTCATAGGGACCTGCTGGCTCATAGCGATATCCCTGGGAGCATTGCCCATCCTGGGGTGGAACTGCTTGGACAACCTCCCTGACTGCTCCACAGTCCTACCGCTCTATACCAAGAAGTACGTGGCCTTCTGCATCATCATCTTCATGGCCTTGCTGCTGGCCATGTCCGTCCTGTACATACGCATCTACATGTTGGTGAGGACCAG CAGTCGGAAGGTGACGAAACATTCCAACTCAGAGCACTCCATGACCCTCCTCCGTACTGTCATCATCGTGGTCGGCGTCTTCATTGCATGCTGGATGCCCATCTTCGTCCTCCTCCTCATCGATGTGGCCTGCGAGCACCGCTGCTGCCCCATTCTCTACAAGGCCGACTACTTCATAGCCCTGGCCGTGCTCAACTCTGCCATGAACCCTGTTATCTACACCTTGGCCagcagggagatgaggagagccTTCTTTAGCTTGGTCTGTGGCTGTCTGATGAAGGGGAATGTCTCCAGCAGCGGTGAGCCAAATAAGCCCAATAACCTGGAGCACAGCAGGAGCACAGCAGGAGCACAGCAGGAGCACAGCCCATAA